AGATCAGATTCTGAGGTGCATTCTAACCATAGCCAGGTTTTCATGCCCCAAATAAAAAATGCTACACTCTTCACCAAAGGGAAAGGAACTGCTAGTTAGGAAATgagtaaaatatatttaaaaaacttTCAATTCTAAGCACAAAGCGCCATCATATACTCCTTTAAAATATATACAGTCAATTGTTCAATTTTCGTGCTTGGATTGACAAAAGGTTATATGGTTTTGGTAACCTATTATGGGCGGAAGAGGCTAACACGTGTAATAAAGCAACTGAAGGAAGAGGGTAATCCAACAGTTCAGCCATCAATGTCTATCTTTGTAGAGCTCATTCACATTGGATGCCAAAAGTATTCACAAGTCAGTCATCAGTGATACCTAAGACGTGTTCATGGAAGAAGTCTATGCATTTTTTAATCTAACGTCTTTCCCATAAATTATGTAGTTCTTGTGAAAGTAAAAAGTTTCCAACGCCTGCGTCAATAAAAGAAAACAGTAGTTACCTGCAAATCTAAAGTGTTATAGGCATTCCCAGATTCATCCTGATCACATGGCAGTTCCGGGGAATACCTACATTGCCCATCAACAATGAACCTGTACTGATAAAATCCTGAAGGAAGTACTTTCATTATGGTGAAATCTTTCCCCGATCTCTGCAATGGCTCCCTGAATAAAGACCAAGGATTCAGAATTTGTTTAAGATATTAAAGATCTAGTTAATAATGCATATGCAAGACAATAAATTAACCTGGTTTTCCAATCATTCCATGACCCCTCCACAGCAACTTCCTTGCCTCCATAGCTCCACATAATCATAGTCGGAATTCCATGATCGTTATTCATGTCTTCGTACACTGAGCTAGTTTGCATCCATGAAGGATTTGGGATTTGCAACTCATCAGGTCTCTGCAAAGGAACCACTGGCATCTGAAATTACAGATAAGACATATCTCTTTAAGGTAGACATCGTGCAGTTAAATTGAACAGCTGCACACCGCATAGTTTCATTTATAAACCAGCATTCTTGGCTGGGTGAAATATGTGGAGTCGCGTCGAATAAGGAAAACAAATACAGAGATTTCTTTGCCATAGCGAGAACCAACACAGACTGAAAATATCATGAACAGTAGTTGCAAGTTTGGGACAGAATTGTATGCAACCATTAATTGATGGATGTAAATTCATACGGGATAGTTActttcaaacaaaaaaaaacaactGATTGAAAGGACATCCAGTTATTCACTTAATCTTTCTTCCAAATTCTGTGCACAAAACAACGACCTATCGTGATTAAGGACCTTTAACATTAAAGAACCTTAATAGCCGACTATTATTTTCCATCAAATTTCAATGAACACACAGCGcctatcaaaataaaaaataataataatccaACACTACAAATCTGAAGAAATTATTCACCCAAGATGGAAAAGATATATAAATTCTAACCATCAAAGACTGCAGATCTAAGCTAGTATTTGAGGCTGAAGGAAATCACCAACACACCACACAACATAGCCAACGAGATAAAATTTCTAACTATTTCTCAAAATCACAGATTTTGCTCGATTCAAACACAAGATCCAATCTTTATACTCCGCAGAGCAAATAGGAACAAGTTTTCGTAACTCAGAGATAACAAGAAACATAAAGGTTTCTTTTTTCGTTAATAATCCATGAGAAAATACGGACCTGCGGTCTAAACATCAGGGGAGATTGTGAAGCCCTAGGACTTGGTGGGGGGGACTGCCCCATTAACTCACCAACATGCCCACCAAATTGATCCCCCATGCTAACCTGCGCACCACCACCAACCTCATCCTCAACCTCGGATGGGCCGTCACTTCCACCCTCTTCCCTTCCATTAGCATTCCCCATTACGCTATCCTTCTTGTTGCAAAAACACAACAGAAGAACACGAACTCCCCCCGACAAGAATCTATGTTCACGGATACCAGTTCAACAGAATCCCAGTACAAAACATGCCGAAGAGAAGGAAAGCGAGAAAGAAGGCAAGCAGAAAGGGTGGGTAGGCTAGATTTAATTGATGAATCTCCCTGATTAATTACTGGAATCTTGGTGGTACGAAATAGTATTTTGTTTGATTGTTGATCACAAGAAAGTGGAGGAAGGGTTGTGATATCATATCATCTCTTTTTCTCCTGTAATCTAATCATGTATTCTAGTGTAATGAATCTTGTCCTGTGAGTTCGGAGATGTGTTACGTTGTTAAGTATTGGGTTTGCCCATttgttaaaattaaataattattgtgATGATGAAAGTAAAGAGAGTGGGGCGAGTGGTGAGGAAGAGAAGGGCCCCAACCGGTGTGACCGTGTGGGTTTAATGGGGGATGCAGGTCACACCATTCCATCTCCCTCTCCTTTCATCACAAGTAGTATGGACTATGGACAGtttctttcaaaaaaaatttggaagattcaGAGTTGTAATCAGAGTTTTTTCGAATTAATATTTCGTTTCAAACTTGAGATGATGATGTCAAATGAACGTAAGCCATTGATATAGTATAATCGAGTCTTAGGTTCAAAATCTCGTTTCAAATTTGGTATCTTAATATCAAATAGGGTGGCATGGACTTCTATCAcagttttttttcaaaattttatttcaataaatacGAAGTTCGCGAATGCtttcaaaattattatattaattatgatTTCGATATGATGCTCACAATTCATGTTTACATGAGAAACGTACAATTTTGACATGTCAAATAGATAAATGACGTCTTTGCGGTGTCCACAAagtcaataaaaaatattttttttttaccgtGATTGCCCTTGAATGGAGAAAATTGAGTGTTTGGATCGTAATTTGTTAGATATCAATTGAAGAAACAaggtgtatatatatgtgtgtgtttatataAACTATTATATTAAGTTACACCATTTCTGTAAGAAACTTGAAGCTCAAGTTATTGagattttcaaataaataaattatctaTTTCTAACAACTTTCCTGATctctaaaataataaaaaaaaaattgagaccTGATAGAAATAGATCTTATGTTTTGTaggcaattttttaaaaaaacgatgAAATTAAGATGTGGAAAGTCATTTTGGAACAGGTTGAGCAATTCTTGGATTAAAAATTACTTGACCACTTGGAttggaaaaaataaaattacggTGTTATAGATGCTTGTACTTGTCAAGAAATAAAGGTGAATTTCTACAACTATCTTTGCTTTTGGCTATAGAATATGAAACAAACCTCATCAAGATCTTAAATAATTGAACCTACCCATCGATTTATCCACGGATATTGAATCGATCAAGCAATTTGATCTAAAAAAACCCGACTAAGTATATCGAAATAAGCGAGCTTTTGACTCAAATGACATGTTGTGCCTTAAACTGAGACATCTCGAGTTCGAGACTTACTTTCATCTCCATAATGTAAGCATCAAAGAtactttttttcaaaaaatgttaAGATACTTTTTTTTTCCTACTAAAATATCGAACCCCACCAAAATCAAGCAAAGTAAAGATggaagtgaaaattttgattgtgaaatggGTGGTTATATGTCTTTGTCACAATGAAAAGGCTACAAAAAAAGATTGACGGAATTGGGAGGCTAGGGAAAGGGAAAAAAAATGGAGTGGTGGGGGCCAAAAGAGCAAAAGTTTTCATTTATTTTGGGTCCGCAATTTAATCATCAAATACTGTTTGAAATTgcttttttgttgtttttctaTAGAGTACGATTAGGAGCTTGTAAATACTTGATAGCGTGTTTTGGCTTCTTACCCCGACCAACATTGTAACCCCATCACGATTATTGTTATTATCAAACTCGTATTAAGAGTTCATGTAGAATACAATTATAAAGGTTTTAGTAGGTCtctacggtctcacgaatatttgtcgacggatcaactctaccaatatatacaataaaaataatattcttaacataaaaattaatattttttcatggatgacccaaataagagttccgtctcacaaaatacgacccgtgagatagtctcacacaagtttttgcctaaaggTTAATTTCATCCGCCATCTTTGAGGTttgtcaaattaaaaataaaaatccaacTATACTTGAATATCACGTATATCCACGTCTCTCGAACTTTATGAAAAGTAACAAATAAATGCAGCAGTGAAAATTGTTTCAGGCATGAATATTTGAGATTAGCAAATGGATGGCCATTTTCTTGGTTCCGAAAGAATCCTTGATTTCAAACTTGAGGGGGGAAAAAAGACTTTATCAAAAATATAGAGAATGAATCATAATACACAAGAATTACTATATCGATAGTTATTAAATGCACTGCATGAATTACTTCACGAGGTCAAATAAGACACATTCAAAGCATTTAATCGACTTTCAGAATTTCTTGAAATCATCCATCTGTGTAGCCAACCAATTATGTAATGATGCGTTTGGATCGAGCCAATTTCGAGTCAAACCATTTCTATTTCACGTTTCAAATCCTTTGTGCTTATTTGGATGTTTTGTGGGTACATTCAAAGCATTATACTGGATTTAAGTCCACCCAAATGGAAATAATTTGAGCTCTATCTATCAAATCTTTCTGGTAAATATAAATTATTCTGCTCAAACACAACCTTACTTCTTCCGACGACTTGCATTCGACACTAGATTCAGCTTCTGAGTTGCACTTTAGTACAATGAATACATTTATGCacggaaatatatatatataaactttaCCATGCCGCAGGACTGAATTTTTCGTTGCAGTCCAAAGGCCCTCTTACAAATTTGACTAAACTATCTGTTGAACGAATTAGATATATAGCTGTCGAGTCCTGATATCATAAAATTTTGAGGTCATACCTGTTTAAGTACAAGCAGCCCTTACTATCAGAAAATCCCGTTGTCGTAGGCACAGGAGAAAATCCAGAGTATCCTTCGTCGcccttttctttcttttgtcgGCATATATCAGCAATGTACCTAAGAAGCTCGTGTTTCTGAACAAATGGTTGAGCTGTGTATTCTTCGTATGGCATCCACTGGAACATGTTAAAGAGATTATAAGAACAGTATATTTTAATGGTTTCTAGTATAACTGAATGGTTTCTTGGATGATGACAACTCAAAGAAAACCTGTGCTGCCTCTATTTCTGCTTCCTGCGGCTGGATTTCAAATGAGAGTGCTTGCATCATGCAAACGAAGAAAAGATCTGATTTCCCAAAAAATGATTTGTGGCTCTGTCTGGGGGATCATAGAATAAAATTTACAAGATAAAGCAACACAAcacaaaatagaaaatattcaagaaTACAGAAGAGGAAGTTTAGACACACAAGTGATTACAGCAACAAGCACAgtatcaaattataaatttttttggcATGGGgatgtttaaaataaaatgtggcCTATATGTAAAATTCATCATAGAGTGGTACAAATTTTGAGCAAAGATGTACCTCAATGCTAgaatttcaagaaattttgaGTCAATCTGAAACAGGATAGGAGTGAAGAAGAGCATAGACAATTAGATGTATAAAGATTGGTCAAACATCACATTTTAAAAGATATAGGCCAATTTGTTCTTACTCCTGTTTCTTCTTTTACTTCTCTGACTGCAGCATCGCATATATCTTCACCCTGTGAACATAAGAAAGATTGATAATGTTTGTCGGGAGGTTTCATATTTAGTCATCTGTTTTAGAAAATGACAAACTGGACATCTGAACCTACCTCATCAACAACACCCGTTGGGAATTTCCACACCCCTG
This window of the Primulina tabacum isolate GXHZ01 chromosome 4, ASM2559414v2, whole genome shotgun sequence genome carries:
- the LOC142542684 gene encoding SNF1-related protein kinase regulatory subunit beta-2-like; translation: MGNANGREEGGSDGPSEVEDEVGGGAQVSMGDQFGGHVGELMGQSPPPSPRASQSPLMFRPQMPVVPLQRPDELQIPNPSWMQTSSVYEDMNNDHGIPTMIMWSYGGKEVAVEGSWNDWKTREPLQRSGKDFTIMKVLPSGFYQYRFIVDGQCRYSPELPCDQDESGNAYNTLDLQDYVPEDIDSISGFELPQSPDASYNNAQLGQEDFAKEPPLVPPHLNLTLLNAPSPQLEIPPPYSRPQHVVLNHLYMHRDRSRPSVVALGSTTRFLSKYVTVVLYKSIQR